The nucleotide window GCGGGAAAAGAGGGCGTTTGCGGGATGCGCAGGGGGTGCACTCCTGAGGCTCACGCGATTTGGGGCGGTTAGGCCGGGTTGGGGCGGGTTAACAGCGGGCTTGCCCGTCCCGCCATCGACGGGCCGTCCGATGGCCTGTCGATTTGGTTGGGCTTGGTGCGTCCTTCGTTGGTTGGGGGGGCTTGGCTGGGATAAAGTGCTCCGAACCAGCGTCGGATGACAGTCCCCGGCCCACCCGCGGCGGGGCTTCTGTGCCACGCTCCGGGACAAGTCCCGCCCCACGTCTTGCACCCCGCCGCGCCCGCGCCCATTTGACCCCCAGCACCCGTTGCACTCCGCCCACCGCACCCTTAGGGTGCCGCAACTTTTCAACAGGGCTGCCCGGCACGGGTGGCGTCACCACATAAAGGACCCCGCCCATGGAAGCCTTCGGCCAGGTTATTCCGCTGATCCTGATCCTCGTGATCATGTATTTCTTCCTGATCCGCCCCCAGCAAAAGAAGGTGAAGGAGCATCAGGCGATGGTGGAGGCGTTGCGCCGCGGCGACGAGGTGGTCACGCAAGGCGGGCTGATCGGCAAGATCTCCAAGGTCAAGGACGACACCGAGGTGGAGGTCGAGCTGGCCAAGGACATCAAGGTGCGCGTGTTGCGCCCGACGATTGCGCAGGTCCGGTCCAAGACCGAACCGGCGAATGATTGATTGACGCTTCGGGCGCCACGATCGGCGCCTGGGGCATTGCGATTGACGCGCACCTTTGGTGCGACAAACAACGCGCACCTTTGGTGCGACATCCGAACCTGACTGACTTCCCCCGCCCGAGGCGTATCCGACATGTTGCAAATCCCGCTCTGGAACCGGTTGATGATCCTCTTCCTGATCGTCCTGGGCCTCAGCTTCGCGATGCCGAATTTCTTCTACGAGCGGGTGGAGCGGCACAATGATGCCGTGGCCACGATGGAGCGCGACGGGATCGAGACCGACGAATTGCTGGCGGAGGAGGCGTTGTGGCCATCCTACCTGCCCGCGACGTTGGTGAACCTGGGCCTTGACCTGCGGGGCGGCGCGCATCTGCTGGCCGAGGTGCGCGTCGAGGACGTCTACGTGGCGCGGATGGATGCGTTGTGGCCGGAAGTGCGGGACGCATTGCGCGATGTGCGTGCGGAGGTGGGCACGATCCGCCGGATCGACGCGGCCCCCGGCAATCTGCAGGTCCGTATCAGTCAGCCCGAGGGGATGGCCCAAGCCGTCGCTGCCGTGCGCGCCCTGTCGCAGCCGGTCGTCAGCCTGACCGGGTTGGCCGAACAGACGCTGGACGTTGTGGGCAATGGCGATGTGTTGACGATTGCCCTTTCGGAGGCCGAGCAGGCGGCCACCAATGACCGGACCATGCAGCAAAGCATCGAGATCGTGCGCCGCCGCGTCGATGAGGCCGGCACGCGGGAGCCGACGATCCAGCGCCAGGGTGCGGACCGTATCCTGATCCAGGTGCCGGGCATCGGGTCGGCGCAGGAATTGAAGGACCTGATCGGCACGACCGCGCGCCTGACCTTCCACCCGGTCGTGGGCCGCGCGGGAAGCATGGACGAGGATGTGGATGCCCGCCAGATCGTGCTGCCGGACCTCAACGATCCCAACACGTTCTACATCCTGGAAGAAACGCCGGTGGTGACGGGGGACGATTTGGTGGACAGCCAGCCATCCTTCGATGGCAATTCCGGCATTCCGGTCGTCACGTTCCGGTTCAACCCCACCGGCGCGCGCGCCTTTGGGGAATACACCGCGGCCAATGTGGGCGCGCCTTTCGCCATCGTGCTGGACGAGGAAGTGATCAGCGCCCCGGTGATCCGGCAGGCGATCACCGGGGGGTCTGGGCAGATCTCGGGCGAATTCACGGTGGAATCCTCCACCGAACTGGCGATCCTGCTGCGGGCGGGCGCGTTGCCGGCGGAGATGACATTCCTGGAAGAGCGCACGATCGGGCCGGAACTGGGCGCGGATTCCATCGAGGCGGGGCAGATCGCGGCCATGGTGGCCTTCGCCGCCGTCCTGATCTTCATGGTCGCAAGCTACGGGTTGTTCGGGGTCTTCGCCTCCATCGCGCTGGTGCTCAATGTGGGGCTGATCTTTGGCGTCCTGTCGTTGATCGGGGCCACGCTGACCCTGCCCGGTATCGCGGGGATCGTGTTGACCATCGGTATGGCGGTGGATGCCAACGTGCTGGTGTTCGAGCGTATCCGGGAGGAGCTGAAGACGGCCAAAGGCCCGGCTCGCGCCATCGAATTGGGCTATGAACGGGCGCTTTCGGCCATCATCGACGCCAATATCACCACGTTCATCATCGCCACGATCCTGTTCGTGCTCGGCTCCGGCCCGGTGCGCGGCTTCTCCGTCACGCTGGGGATCGGCATCGTCACCTCGGTCTTCACGGCCATCTACGTCACGCGCCTGCTGCTCATCATCTGGTTCGAGCGCCGCCGCCCCAAAACGATCGAGGTATGAGCCCATGAGACTCCGTCTGGTCCCACAGGAAACGAACTTCGATTTCTTCAAATACGCCCGCGCGACCTTCGGTGCCTCGATCGTGGCCGTGATCGCGTCGCTGGCGATCTGGCTGTCGGTGGGCCTGAATTTCGGCATCGACTTCTTGGGCGGCACGACGATCCGCACCGATGCGACGGTCGAGGTCGATGTGGCCGAGTACCGCGCGGCGCTGGACGAGCTGGATCTTGGTGATGTCGTGATCTCCCGCGTGTTCGACCCGAATTTCGACGAGGATCAGTTTGTCGTCACTGTCCGCATCCAGGCGCAGGAGGGGGTTGAGGCGGTCACCAGCGACACAATTCGCGATATTGAGGAAGCATTGGGCTCTGCGATGGGCGGGCCGCTTACGATGCGGTTTCGTGGCGCAGGTCTGACCACCGCCGGAGTAATGGAGGCGATTGCGTCGCTTTCTTTGGACGCAACGCCCAGCGAGAATGGTGTCGGGTTCTCCCTGCCGGAAGGACTACCGTTGGGAACCATCGCGAGTGTCGACGAGGCGGTCGGTAGCGCATTTCCCGCGTTGGAAGGCTCCACCTTCACCTATGAGCGCATCGCATTCCCCAGCGTCGAATCCGTTGGGCCCAAGGTTTCGGGTGAGTTGATCCAGACGGCGATCATCGCGGTTCTGGCCTCGCTCGGGGCGATCCTGATCTATATCTGGCTGCGGTTTGAATGGCAGTTTTCGGTGGGTGCGGTCGCGGCCCTGATCCATGACGTGATCCTGACCATCGGCGTCTTCAGCCTGTTCCAGATCCGGTTCGACCTGGCCACGATCGCGGCACTGCTGACCATCGTGGGCTATTCGATCAACGACACGGTGGTGATCTTCGACCGTCTGCGCGAGAACCTCATCAAGTACAAGCAGCGTGCGTTGCGCGACGTGATGAACCTCAGCGCCAACGAGACGCTCAGCCGGACCTTGATGACCTCCGGCACCACTTTGATCGCCCTAATCGCGCTGATCGTTCTGGGCGGTGACGTGATCCGGGGCTTCGTCTTCGCGATTGCGTGGGGTGTGATCGTGGGCACCTATTCGTCGATCTACGTGGCCAAGAACGTGGTCCTGATGATCGGGGTGAAGCGCGATTGGTCCAAGCCGTCGGACGGCGGCGGCGCGGGTGGCCCCGGCGGCACGCAATTCGCCAACGTGGATGCCTGAGGCGCTGGATCTGGCCCTGGCGACGCCGGGGCTG belongs to Hasllibacter sp. MH4015 and includes:
- the yajC gene encoding preprotein translocase subunit YajC, with the protein product MEAFGQVIPLILILVIMYFFLIRPQQKKVKEHQAMVEALRRGDEVVTQGGLIGKISKVKDDTEVEVELAKDIKVRVLRPTIAQVRSKTEPAND
- the secD gene encoding protein translocase subunit SecD, which encodes MLQIPLWNRLMILFLIVLGLSFAMPNFFYERVERHNDAVATMERDGIETDELLAEEALWPSYLPATLVNLGLDLRGGAHLLAEVRVEDVYVARMDALWPEVRDALRDVRAEVGTIRRIDAAPGNLQVRISQPEGMAQAVAAVRALSQPVVSLTGLAEQTLDVVGNGDVLTIALSEAEQAATNDRTMQQSIEIVRRRVDEAGTREPTIQRQGADRILIQVPGIGSAQELKDLIGTTARLTFHPVVGRAGSMDEDVDARQIVLPDLNDPNTFYILEETPVVTGDDLVDSQPSFDGNSGIPVVTFRFNPTGARAFGEYTAANVGAPFAIVLDEEVISAPVIRQAITGGSGQISGEFTVESSTELAILLRAGALPAEMTFLEERTIGPELGADSIEAGQIAAMVAFAAVLIFMVASYGLFGVFASIALVLNVGLIFGVLSLIGATLTLPGIAGIVLTIGMAVDANVLVFERIREELKTAKGPARAIELGYERALSAIIDANITTFIIATILFVLGSGPVRGFSVTLGIGIVTSVFTAIYVTRLLLIIWFERRRPKTIEV
- the secF gene encoding protein translocase subunit SecF, producing MRLRLVPQETNFDFFKYARATFGASIVAVIASLAIWLSVGLNFGIDFLGGTTIRTDATVEVDVAEYRAALDELDLGDVVISRVFDPNFDEDQFVVTVRIQAQEGVEAVTSDTIRDIEEALGSAMGGPLTMRFRGAGLTTAGVMEAIASLSLDATPSENGVGFSLPEGLPLGTIASVDEAVGSAFPALEGSTFTYERIAFPSVESVGPKVSGELIQTAIIAVLASLGAILIYIWLRFEWQFSVGAVAALIHDVILTIGVFSLFQIRFDLATIAALLTIVGYSINDTVVIFDRLRENLIKYKQRALRDVMNLSANETLSRTLMTSGTTLIALIALIVLGGDVIRGFVFAIAWGVIVGTYSSIYVAKNVVLMIGVKRDWSKPSDGGGAGGPGGTQFANVDA